One stretch of Arachis duranensis cultivar V14167 chromosome 1, aradu.V14167.gnm2.J7QH, whole genome shotgun sequence DNA includes these proteins:
- the LOC107469416 gene encoding dnaJ homolog subfamily C GRV2 isoform X3, producing MPGHRIDPPCGRVYLQYGQQKPVADAESAAMHLKHLAAAAKDAVAEGGSIPGSRAKLWRRIREFNACIPFSGVPLNIEVPEVTLMALITMLPAVPNLPPESPPLPPPSPKAAATVMGFIACLHRLLASRSAASHVMSFPAAVGRIMGLLRNGSEGVASEAAGLVAALIGGGPGDANVMDSKGEWHATIMHTKSVLFANQSYVIILVNRLKPMSVSPLLSMAVVEVLEAMICDPHGETTQYNVFVELLRQVAGLKRRLFALFGHPAESVRETVAVIMRSIAEEDAIAAESMREASLRDGALLRHLLHAFFLPAGERREVSRQLVALWADSYQPALELLSRILPPGLVAYLHTRSDGVQDEETNQEESSIGRRKRRLLQQRKSRIGRGLTSQEQPFASANNFDVSDSGRQTGSAIIRGSDNYHRAALEPSSGQASDIQSSVVHTNENLSSGSPTAVTQNGYSTVVASATCPSANSNEATVPDLSNSVAPDGNAVGLQNADVPAPAQVVVENTPVGSGRLLCNWPEFWRAFGLDHNRADLIWNERTRQELRESLQAEVHKLDVEKERTEDIVPGGAILEMATGIENVPQISWNYAEFSVRYPSLSKEVCVGQYYLRLLLESGSGGRAQDFPLRDPDAFFRALYHRFLCDADTGLTVDGAVPDELGASDDWCDMGRLDGFGGGGGSSVRELCARAMAIVYEQHYKTVGPFSGTAHITVLLDRTDDRALRHRLLFLLKALMKDLANVEACVLVGGCVLAVDLLTVVHEASERTAIPLQSNLIAATAFMEPLKEWMYIDREGAQIGPVEKDAIRRLWSKKAIDWTTRCWASGMLDWKKLRDIRELRWALALRVPVLTPPQVGDAALSILHSMVSAHSDLDDAGEIVTPTPRVKRILSSPRCLPHIAQAILSGEPSIVEAAAALLKAIVTRNPKAMIRLYSTGAFYFALAYPGSNLLSIGQLFAVTHVHQAFHGGEEAAVSTSLPLAKRSVLGGLLPESLLYVLERSGPAAFAAAMVSDSDTPEIIWTHKMRAENLIRQVLQHLGDFPQKLSQHCHVLYDYAPMPPVTYPELRDEMWCHRYYLRNLCDEIRFPNWPIVEHVEFLQSLLVMWREELTRKPMDLSEEAACKILEISLEDVSGDAVNKKHSLEVSDETSSLSKQIENIDEEKLKRQYRKLAMKYHPDKNPEGREKFLAIQKAYERLQATMQGLQGPQPWRLLLLLKGQCILYRRYGDILEPFKYAGYPMLLSAVTVDKDDNNFLSSDRAPLLVAASELVWLTCASSSLNGEELVRDGGVQLLATLLSRCMYVVQPSTPGNEPSAIIVTNIMRTFSVLSQFEAARSEILEFSGLVPDIVHCTEFELVPGAVDAALQTIANVSVSSELQDALLRAGVLWYLLPLLLQYDATAEEPDATESHGVGASVQIAKNMHAIRAAQALSRLSGLCGDESSTPYNRAAANALRVLLTPKLSSMLRDQLPKDLLSKLNANLESPEIIWNSSTRGELLKFVDQQRAAQGPDGSYDIRDSHDFAYKALSKELFIGNVYLRVYNDQPEFEISEPEAFCVALVDFISYVVHNHPFEDADQYVDGISSPAQNYEDAVDGFVSEQPVLDNSSTISEEQVVGKEEAELVKSLRSALISLQNLLTNNPNLASIFSNKDKLLPLFECFSVPETSNSNIPQLCLGVLSLLTAHAPCLQAMVADGSSLLVLLQMLHSSPSCREGALHVLYALASTPELAWAAAKHGGVVYILELLLPLKEEIPLQQRAMAASLLGKLVGQPMHGPRVAITLARFLPDGLVSVIRDGPGEAVVVALEQTTETPELVWTPAMAASLSAQISTMASELYREQVKGRVVDWDVPEQASGQQEMRDEPQVGGIYVRLFLKDPKFPLRNPKRFLEGLLDQYLSSIAATHYDTQVVDPELPLLLSAALVSLLRVHPALADHVGYLGYVPKLVAAVAFEGRRETMSSGDANIGKNADKTYDPDNGSTEHTQTPQERVRLSCLRVLHQLAASTTCAEAMAATSVGTPQV from the exons ATGCCTGGTCACCGGATTGATCCTCCCTGTGGAAGAGTTTATTTGCAATATGGTCAGCAAAAGCCAGTTGCTGATGCTGAAAGTGCTGCAATGCATTTGAAACATTTAGCAGCTGCTGCCAAGGATGCTGTTGCTGAAGGTGGTTCCATTCCTGGATCAAGAGCTAAACTATGGCGAAGAATAAGGGAGTTCAATGCATGTATACCTTTTAGTGGTGTGCCTTTAAACATTGAAGTGCCAGAGGTTACCTTGATGGCCTTGATTACTATGCTTCCTGCGGTCCCAAATCTTCCTCCAGAATCTCCTCCTTTGCCACCCCCGTCACCAAAAGCTGCTGCAACTGTGATGGGTTTTATTGCTTGTTTACATCGACTACTTGCATCAAGAAGCGCTGCATCACACGTGATGTCTTTTCCAGCAGCAGTTGGAAGGATAATGGGTTTGCTTAGAAATGGTTCAGAGGGTGTTGCATCGGAAGCTGCCGGGCTTGTTGCAGCACTCATTGGTGGTGGGCCTGGTGATGCTAATGTGATGGATTCTAAAGGAGAGTGGCATGCAACAATCATGCATACGAAGTCAGTATTGTTTGCTAATCAGAGTTATGTCATTATTCTTGTCAACAGATTGAAGCCTATGTCAGTATCACCTTTGCTGTCAATGGCTGTGGTTGAAGTGCTTGAGGCTATGATTTGTGATCCACATGGGGAAACTACTCAATATAATGTTTTTGTTGAGTTGTTGCGCCAAGTTGCTGGGTTAAAGCGTCGTTTGTTTGCACTATTTGGTCATCCTGCCGAAAGTGTTAGAGAAACAGTAGCTGTTATTATGCGATCAATTGCTGAAGAAGATGCTATTGCTGCGGAGTCCATGCGAGAGGCTTCTCTGCGTGATGGTGCTTTGTTGAGGCATTTATTGCACGCTTTTTTCCTTCCTGCTGGTGAACGCCGTGAAGTTAGTCGACAACTTGTTGCTCTTTGGGCGGATTCCTATCAACCCGCTTTGGAGCTATTGTCTCGAATTCTGCCTCCCGGACTTGTTGCTTATTTGCATACACGCTCTGATGGAGTTCAAGATGAAGAAACGAATCAAGAGGAGTCATCAATTGGGAGAAGAAAAAGACGCTTACTTCAGCAGAGGAAAAGTCGCATCGGGAGAGGACTAACCTCTCAAGAACAACCCTTCGCTTCAGCTAATAATTTTGATGTTTCAGATTCGGGTAGACAGACAGGGAGTGCCATTATTAGGGGCTCAGACAACTACCATAGAGCTGCTCTTGAGCCAAGCTCTGGACAGGCTTCAGATATTCAATCTTCTGTTGTTCATACTAATGAAAATTTGTCCAGTGGATCTCCTACAGCAGTCACACAAAATGGGTATTCAACTGTTGTTGCTTCAGCTACTTGTCCATCTGCAAACTCAAATGAAGCAACGGTACCTGATTTATCAAATTCAGTTGCTCCTGATGGCAATGCAGTTGGCTTGCAGAATGCAGATGTTCCAGCTCCTGCTCAAGTTGTGGTGGAGAACACTCCCGTGGGTTCTGGTCGGCTTCTATGTAACTGGCCTGAATTCTGGCGAGCGTTTGGTCTTGATCACAATCGTGCAGATTTGATTTGGAATGAGCGTACTAGGCAAGAGTTAAGAGAATCTTTGCAAGCTGAAGTCCATAAACTAGATGTTGAAAAAGAGCGTACTGAAGATATTGTTCCTGGGGGTGCTATCCTTGAAATGGCAACAGGGATTGAGAATGTCCCGCAAATATCTTGGAACTATGCTGAATTTTCCGTTCGTTACCCAAGCCTGTCAAAAGAAGTTTGTGTGGGCCAATATTATCTGCGTCTCCTGCTTGAGAGTGGCAGTGGTGGCAGGGCACAAGACTTCCCGTTGCGTGATCCAGATGCTTTCTTTAGAGCACTTTACCATCGTTTTTTATGTGATGCAGACACAGGGCTTACCGTAGATGGGGCTGTTCCTGATGAACTAGGTGCATCAGATGATTGGTGTGATATGGGTAGACTAGATGgttttggtggtggtggtggttcatCAGTGAGAGAGCTTTGTGCAAGGGCAATGGCAATTGTATATGAGCAGCACTACAAGACTGTTGGTCCTTTTTCAGGCACTGCTCACATTACCGTTCTCCTGGATAGGACAGATGACAGAGCTCTGAGACACagacttctttttcttttgaag GCTTTGATGAAGGATTTAGCTAATGTAGAGGCTTGTGTTCTAGTTGGAGGCTGTGTATTAGCTGTCGATCTTCTTACAGTGGTCCATGAAGCTTCGGAGAGGACAGCTATTCCTTTGCAATCAAATTTGATTGCTGCTACGGCTTTCATGGAGCCACTCAAGGAATGGATGTATATCGACAGAGAAGGTGCTCAAATTGGACCTGTGGAAAAAGATGCTATTAGAAGGTTATGGTCCAAGAAGGCTATTGATTGGACAACAAGGTGTTGGGCCTCTGGGATGCTAGATTGGAAGAAGTTGCGTGATATTCGTGAGCTTCGCTGGGCACTTGCCCTTAGAGTTCCTGTCCTTACCCCACCTCAG GTTGGAGATGCAGCTTTGTCCATATTGCATAGCATGGTGTCTGCACATTCAGATTTAGATGATGCTGGAGAAATTGTTACTCCAACTCCTAGAGTAAAACGAATCTTGTCAAGTCCACGTTGCCTTCCTCACATTGCACAG GCCATTCTCTCTGGGGAACCAAGTATTGTTGAGGCAGCTGCTGCATTGTTGAAGGCCATTGTTACCAGGAATCCCAAAGCCATGATACGTCTATACAGCACCGGTGCATTTTATTTTGCACTGGCTTATCCAGGATCTAATCTACTTTCAATTGGGCAACTGTTTGCCGTCACCCATGTCCACCAAGCATTTCATGGTGGCGAAGAGGCTGCGGTTTCAACTTCATTGCCTTTGGCAAAACGTAGTGTTCTTGGTGGACTTCTTCCTGAATCTTTGTTGTATGTATTGGAGCGCAGTGGTCCAGCAGCATTTGCTGCAGCAATGGTATCAGATTCTGACACTCCTGAGATAATATGGACTCATAAAATGAGGGCAGAAAATTTAATACGTCAG GTTTTGCAACACCTTGGTGATTTTCCACAGAAATTGTCACAGCATTGCCATGTTTTATATGACTATGCTCCAATGCCTCCAGTTACATACCCTGAACTTAGAGATGAAATGTGGTGTCATCGTTATTACCTGAGGAATCTATGCGATGAGATCCGCTTTCCAAATTGGCCTATTGTTGAGCATGTAGAGTTTCTGCAGTCTTTACTTGTAATGTGGCGTGAAGAGTTGACGAGAAAACCTATGGATCTTTCTGAAGAAGCAGCTTGCAAGATCCTTGAAATATCCTTGGAGGATGTATCTGGTGATGCTGTAAATAAAAAGCATTCTTTGGAGGTATCAGATGAAACATCTAGCttatcaaagcaaattgaaaatattGACGAGGAAAAGTTAAAGCGACAATATCGAAAACTTGCTATGAAATATCATCCTGACAAAAACCCTGAAGGAAGGGAGAAGTTTCTTGCTATACAGAAGGCTTATGAACGCCTCCAG GCTACAATGCAAGGATTGCAAGGTCCTCAGCCTTGGAGATTGCTTCTTTTGTTGAAGGGGCAATGCATTTTATACAGAAGATATGGAGACATATTGGAGCCATTCAAATATGCTGGCTATCCCATGTTGTTAAGTGCTGTTACTGTGGACAAGGATGATAACAATTTTCTTTCTTCAGATAGAGCACCTCTTCTTGTTGCAGCATCAGAGCTTGTTTGGCTGAC ATGTGCATCTTCTTCACTGAATGGAGAAGAGCTGGTGAGAGATGGAGGAGTGCAACTTCTTGCAACCCTTCTTTCCCGTTGCATGTATGTTGTTCAGCCATCTACTCCTGGAAATGAACCATCTGCCATTATTGTTACAAACATCATGCGAACATTTTCAGTTCTTAGTCAATTTGAGGCTGCCAGATCTGAGATACTCGAGTTTTCTGGGCTAGTTCCAGACATTGTGCACTGCACTGAGTTTGAGCTTGTACCAGGAGCTGTTGATGCTGCTCTACAGACTATTGCCAATGTTTCTGTTTCATCTGAATTGCAGGATGCTTTATTGAGGGCTGGTGTTTTATG GTACCTATTGCCGCTGCTGCTTCAGTATGATGCAACTGCTGAAGAACCGGATGCAACAGAATCACATGGTGTTGGTGCCAGTGTTCAAATTGCCAAAAACATGCATGCCATACGGGCAGCCCAGGCTCTGTCAAGGCTCAGTGGTTTGTGTGGTGATGAGAGCTCAACTCCTTACAATCGGGCGGCAGCAAATGCCCTCAGAGTTTTGCTAACACCTAAGCTTTCTAGCATGTTACGAGACCAATTACCTAAAGATTTGCTGTCCAAGTTGAATGCAAACCTGGAGTCTCCAGAG ATTATATGGAATTCTTCAACACGGGGAGAGCTGCTGAAATTTGTGGATCAGCAGCGTGCAGCTCAAGGTCCTGATGGTTCATACGATATCAGAGACTCACATGACTTTGCCTATAAAGCACTATCAAAGGAATTGTTCATTGGCAATGTTTACTTGAGGGTCTACAATGATCAGCCAGAATTTGAAATTAGTGAACCAGAAGCTTTTTGTGTTGCTCTAGTTGATTTTATATCTTATGTTGTGCACAACCATCCTTTTGAGGATGCTGATCAATATGTTGATGGCATCTCTTCTCCTGCTCAGAATTATGAGGATGCTGTTGATGGATTTGTGAGTGAACAGCCTGTCCTAGATAATTCTAGCACAATATCCGAGGAGCAAGTTGTTGGGAAGGAAGAAGCCGAGCTAGTTAAAAGTCTCCGTTCCGCATTGATCTCCCTACAG AACCTATTGACTAATAATCCAAATTTGGCATCCATATTTTCCAATAAAGACAAGTTACTGCCTCTTTTTGAATGCTTTTCTGTCCCTGAAACATCAAACAGCAACATCCCTCAACTTTGTTTAGGAGTGCTGTCACTCTTGACGGCACATGCTCCTTGTTTGCAAGCCATGGTTGCAGATGGATCTAGTCTCCTTGTTTTACTACAAATGCTTCACTCATCCCCGAGTTGTCGTGAAGGGGCTCTCCATGTTCTCTATGCATTGGCAAGTACACCTGAACTGGCCTGGGCAGCTGCCAAGCATGGTGGTGTTGTCTACATTCTTGAACTACTGTTGCCTTTGAAAG AAGAAATTCCACTCCAACAAAGAGCTATGGCAGCCTCCTTGTTGGGGAAACTTGTTGGGCAACCAATGCACGGTCCAAGAGTTGCTATAACACTTGCAAGGTTTCTTCCAGATGGCCTTGTATCAGTAATTAGGGATGGACCTGGTGAAGCTGTTGTTGTTGCGCTTGAGCAGACTACTGAGACACCAGAACTTGTGTGGACGCCAGCAATGGCAGCTTCCTTGTCTGCACAGATTTCAACCATGGCATCAGAATTATATCGGGAGCAGGTGAAAGGCCGTGTTGTTGATTGGGATGTACCCGAGCAGGCATCTGGGCAGCAGGAAATGAGAGATGAGCCACAG GTTGGTGGCATCTATGTTCGTCTATTTTTGAAAGATCCCAAATTTCCATTGAGAAATCCTAAAAGATTCTTGGAAGGCCTTCTAGATCAGTATTTGTCATCCATTGCTGCCACACATTATGACACTCAGGTTGTTGACCCAGAGTTGCCTTTGCTTCTATCAGCTGCATTAGTTTCATTGCTTCGTGTTCATCCTGCACTAGCAGATCACGTTGGATATCTTGGATATGTCCCAAAACTAGTTGCTGCTGTTGCATTTGAGGGAAGGCGAGAAACAATGTCATCAGGTGATGCGAATATTGGAAAAAATGCAGATAAAACATATGACCCTGATAATGGATCAACAGAGCACACACAAACTCCTCAAGAACGTGTGCGGTTGAGTTGTTTGCGTGTCTTGCATCAACTTGCAGCTAGTACCACATGTGCAGAAGCTATGGCAGCAACAAGTGTAGGAACCCCTCAGGTATGA